The Caminicella sporogenes DSM 14501 sequence ACCCACAACCTACCGGTTAACAGCCGGGTGCTCCACCATTGAGCTACTCTGGAATACCTAACCGGCAACGACCTACTCTCCCAGGCGGTCTCCCACCAAGTACCATCGGCGCTGAAGGGCTTAACTTCTGTGTTCGGTATGGGAACAGGTGTATCCCCTTCGCTATAGTCACCGGACATATAAACTAATTAATAATTAATAGTGAATAATTAATAAGTAAAAAAACAACAAATTATCAAACGATTTTATGTTCTTTTAATACCTATTCATTATTCATTATTAACTATTAATTGCTTTCGCTACTCTTTAGCGACATTTTATATTTTAACATTTTAAATCTAATTTGTCAAGAAAAACTTTAAACAATTTTTCAAGAAGTTCATTGTAAAATTAAATACAATAAATAACAAACAGTATAAAATTTCATTTGCTATGAAACCCTTAATAAATCAACTACTTTTGCTATCACTAACCAGGTGATATGTTAGCATATTTTTATTAATATGTCAATTACATTTTTTATTTTTTACAAAATCAATTAATCAGGCTAGGATCTATTATTAACTAGAACCTAGCCTGATTTCAATTATTATTTAACTTGTTCCATTCCTTTTTTAAATGCTTTTATATTTATATCTATAAACTTTTCTTTTACTGTCTTTTTAATTACTTCTTCCCAATCAATATCATCTAATCCAAGAGCTTTAACTAAAGCTCCTACCATAACAACATTCATTGTTCTAATGTTTCCTAACTCTTTAGCTATATCTGCTGCTTTAAATACTGTAACATCTGCTTTTTCTTTAAGTTCTTCTATAATACCTTCTGGATAGTTTGCTTTTCCAGCTAATATAGGTGCAGAAGGAATTTCAAAATCATTTATTACAACTTTACCGTTTATATTTAAGTATTCTATCCACTTTGCAGTTTCCATTTTTTCAAATGATACAAGTATATCTGCTTGTCCTTTACCTATAATAGGTGAATATACTTTTTTACCAAATCTTACCTGAGTAGTAACACTTCCACCACGCTGAGCCATACCATGAACTTCTGACATTTTTACATCATAACCTGCATTCATCAATCCAGTAGACAATATTTTACTTGCAAGAATTATACCCTGTCCTCCTACTCCTACTAATAATATGTTTTTTACATCTGACATATTATTCACCCACCTTTTCTATAGCATCAAATGGACATACTTGAAGGCATACTTCACAGCCCACACACATATGTTCATTTATTTTAGCTTTATCAGTAAACTCTATAGCAGGACATCCAACTTTTGTACAAAGTCTACATGATTTACACTTATCTTCTATTACTACACAAACAGTTTTTTCACTACCAAATTCCTCAATATCTTCTGGAGTCGGTTTTTTAAGAACACATGGCCATCTCGTAATTATAACTGAAGGTTCATCTAATGCAAGGGCGTCATCTAAAGCCTTATTAACTTCATCAAGATTTAATGGATTAACTGTTACAACATGCTTAATACCCATAGCTTTACACAACTCTGGTATGTTTATAATAGGAGCTTTATCTCCTTGCAAAGTATAACCAGTTCCCGGATTTTCTTGATGTCCAGTCATACCAGTAATTCTGTTATCCAATATAACAGTTATTGTGTTACTTCTGTTATAAGCTATATCTAATAAGCTAGTTACTCCTGTATGGAAGAATGTAGAATCACCTATAACCGCAACAACTCTTTTATCTATTCCATGTTTATTAAATACTACTTGAGCTCCATGACCTGTACTAATACTTGCACCCATACAAATACAAGTATCCATTGCATTTAAAGGCTCAGCAGAACCTAATGTATAACATCCAATATCTCCTGTTACCATAATGTTTTTCTTTTTACTTAATACATAAAAGAATCCTCTATGCGGACATCCAGCACACATTGTTGGTGGGCGACCAACTAATTTAGATTCATCAAATTTTATAGTTTCTCTTTCTTTTCCTAAAATAGCCTTTGCAATTATATCAGGATTTAATTCACCAACTCTAGGTATAACTTCTTTACCAATACATTTAATACCTGCTGCCTTAATTTGTTCTTCGATAAATGGTTCTAATTCTTCAATAACATAAAGAGTTTCAACTTGATTAGCAAACTCTCTAATCTTCTTCATTGGCAATGGGAAAGTAAAACCTAATTTAAGATATGAAGCTTTGTCTCCAAATACCTCTTTAGCATACTGATAAGCAACCCCAGAAGAAATAATTCCTATTTTTTTATCATTCCACTCAATTCTATTTAGTTCAGTTGTATTGCTAAATTCTTCTAATTGTTTTAATCTTTCTTCAAGCTTTACATGAAGTACTCTACCATTTGCAGGTGTAGCAACATACTTAGGGATATTCTTTTCATATTTTTTAATAGCTACTTCTTCTCTTTCTCCTAACTCAACTATTCCTTTGCTATGACAAATCCTAGTAGTCATTCTAAATA is a genomic window containing:
- a CDS encoding indolepyruvate oxidoreductase subunit beta, giving the protein MSDVKNILLVGVGGQGIILASKILSTGLMNAGYDVKMSEVHGMAQRGGSVTTQVRFGKKVYSPIIGKGQADILVSFEKMETAKWIEYLNINGKVVINDFEIPSAPILAGKANYPEGIIEELKEKADVTVFKAADIAKELGNIRTMNVVMVGALVKALGLDDIDWEEVIKKTVKEKFIDINIKAFKKGMEQVK
- the iorA gene encoding indolepyruvate ferredoxin oxidoreductase subunit alpha, with the protein product MKKFLTGNEAVARGAYEAGVTFASAYPGTPSTEILENIGPYKGEIYAEWAPNEKVALEVAIGASIAGARALAAMKHVGVNVAADPLFTYAYTGVNGGLILVSADDPGMHSSQNEQDNRNYAKFAKIAMVEPSDSQESKDFVKIALEISEKFNTPVLFRMTTRICHSKGIVELGEREEVAIKKYEKNIPKYVATPANGRVLHVKLEERLKQLEEFSNTTELNRIEWNDKKIGIISSGVAYQYAKEVFGDKASYLKLGFTFPLPMKKIREFANQVETLYVIEELEPFIEEQIKAAGIKCIGKEVIPRVGELNPDIIAKAILGKERETIKFDESKLVGRPPTMCAGCPHRGFFYVLSKKKNIMVTGDIGCYTLGSAEPLNAMDTCICMGASISTGHGAQVVFNKHGIDKRVVAVIGDSTFFHTGVTSLLDIAYNRSNTITVILDNRITGMTGHQENPGTGYTLQGDKAPIINIPELCKAMGIKHVVTVNPLNLDEVNKALDDALALDEPSVIITRWPCVLKKPTPEDIEEFGSEKTVCVVIEDKCKSCRLCTKVGCPAIEFTDKAKINEHMCVGCEVCLQVCPFDAIEKVGE